In Zea mays cultivar B73 chromosome 7, Zm-B73-REFERENCE-NAM-5.0, whole genome shotgun sequence, the following proteins share a genomic window:
- the LOC103633039 gene encoding uncharacterized protein — translation MHYIHNIHYIANNMNAAMELANPTWKDDIYMWRRIVPTWVPRTLNWDLSGFLVINFMHDWNGIRLPCICTNGNDLRTKFLVELLKYKDNESKDNIPEEIQEIIRHIR, via the exons ATGCATTATATACATAATATACATTATATTGCCAATAATATGAATGCTGCCATGGAATTGGCCAATCCTACATGGAAAGACGATATTTATATGTGGCGTCGTATAGTACCAACATGGGTTCCAAGAACATTAAACTG GGATTTATCTGGCTTTCTTGTTATCAACTTTATGCACGATTGGAATGGTATAAGGTTACCCTGCATTTGCACT AATGGGAATGACCTGAGGACCAAATTCTTAGTAGAATTATTGAAGTACAAGGACAATGAATCCAAAGACAACATTCCAGAAGAAATACAAGAAATTATTAGGCACATCAGATAG
- the LOC118473037 gene encoding transcription factor GTE9: MIHQQLNVVNISGNNDNATSRNNNCGPGSTIPWCDVQREMKNVEKDIRVATKRNDMLSAKKPCLHAELMLLGVISLLLSQTARFISEICVPSSLFTSRFYICSESDYQDLLRNTDANQTAFEYYSDSSSSSGSDTDAKAPQQNRGSKEKVLSVDGVDQEKDNISCTNPISVSADGEGGNVSEKQVSPDKQIRAALLRSRFADTILKAREKALDQTTKKDPEKLRREREELERVQREERARLQAEAKAAEDVRKRVEAAAAAEAAAEAKRQRELEREAARKALQEMEKTVDINEGSHFLKDLEMLGSVTGEQIPNLVGETSPGFQMGSNTLEKLGLYMKNDEDDEDGDFTDEPVSDVEEGEID, from the exons ATGATACACCAGCAACTGAATGTTGTCAACATCAGCGGCAACAACGACAACGCCACATCGAGAAACAACAACTGTGGGCCAGGGAGCACAATCCCGTGGTGCG ATGTGCAGAGGGAGATGAAGAATGTGGAGAAAGACATCAGGGTGGCTACCAAGCGCAATGACATGTTATCTGCAAAG AAGCCATGTCTGCACGCAGAGCTGATGCTGCTCGGAGTCATCTCGCTGCTGCTCAGCCAGACGGCGCGCTTCATATCGGAGATCTGCGTGCCGTCCTCGCTCTTCACCAGCCGCTTCTACATCTGCTCCGAGAGCGACTACCAGGACCTGCTGCGCAACACGGACGCCAACCAGACGGCGTTCGAATACT ACTCAGATTCAAGTAGCTCTTCTGGAAGTGATACCGATGCCAAAGCTCCTCAACAAAACAGAGGGTCAAag GAAAAAGTTCTATCTGTCGATGGCGTGGATCAGGAAAAGG ATAACATTTCCTG TACAAACCCTATATCTGTTTCTGCTGATGGTGAGG GGGGAAATGTATCTGAGAAGCAGGTCTCCCCTGACAAGCAAATCCGAGCTGCCCTTCTGAGAAGCCGCTTTGCTGATACGATCCTTAAGGCTCGTGAAAAGGCCCTTGATCAG ACTACAAAGAAGGACCCCGAGAAGCTTCGACGCGAAAGGGAGGAACTTGAGAGGGTACAAAGAGAAG AGAGAGCTCGGTTGCAAGCTGAGGCTAAAGCTGCAGAGGACGTTCGCAAGAGGGTTGAAGCAGCAGCTGCTGCTGAGGCTGCTGCTGAAGCTAAGCGACAAAGAGAACTTGAGAGAGAAGCAGCTCGCAAAGCTTTGCAAGAG ATGGAGAAAACTGTTGACATCAATGAAGGGAGCCATTTTTTGAAAGATCTTGAAATGCTCGGAAGTGTCACAGGTGAACAGATACCCAACTTGGTTGGTGAAACAAGTCCTGGGTTTCaaatgggaagcaacacactagaAAAGCTCGGGCTGTACATGAAAAACGATGAAGATGATGAGGATGGTGATTTCACAGATGAACCAGTGTCTGATGTTGAAGAGGGAGAAATAGATTAA